A region from the Hydra vulgaris chromosome 08, alternate assembly HydraT2T_AEP genome encodes:
- the LOC136083089 gene encoding uncharacterized protein LOC136083089, with protein sequence MFKQKKNNRYAARSNFIRRNLKKHLEELETPNSSLQIKLPDLQQNESLPCSSSIEKHLVDESEVIDFEIVDDRCKNEAIGFEGDTNKVKFTNGSFSQLSSSDDNDGNDYYPSCSSEGDANEHNKSFQDLFATWSVKHNIRHTALSDLLVILGRYHSLPKDARTVLKSKKLADIIPMYDIHNNCGEYVYLGLEKQLIKLLESANKVTTCGDCCLKLQFSIDGLPLFKSSAKQFWPILCSVNYDGTTYKPFVVSLFCGNSKPITAKVFLSDFVAEVKKLKDYGFVAAGSFFTIAVNAFICDAPARAFVKGITSHNGYYGCERCIQVGEYVEERINISRV encoded by the exons atgtttaaacaaaaaaaaaacaatagatatGCAGCTCGATCAAACTTTATCAGAAGAAATCTTAAGAAGCATTTAGAAGAATTAGAAACTCCAAATAGTAGCTTGCAAATAAAATTGCCAGACTTGCAACAAAATGAAAGTTTACCTTGCTCTAGCAGCATTGAGA AACATTTGGTAGACGAGAGCGAAGTTATAGATTTTGAAATTGTTGATGATCGATGTAAAAACGAAGCTATTGGTTTCGAGGGAgatacaaataaagttaaatttactaATGGTTCTTTCTCTCAATTGAGTTCATCTGATGATAATGATGGCAATGACTATTACCCATCTTGTTCAAGTGAAGGTGATGCAAACGAgcataataaaagttttcagGATTTGTTTGCAACTTGGTCTGTAAAGCATAACATAAGACATACTGCTTTATCtgatttattagtaatattaggTCGATATCATTCCTTACCAAAAGATGCTAGAACTGTTTTAAAATCTAAGAAGCTTGCTGATATAATCCCAATGTATGATATCCACAACAATTGCGGCGAATATGTTTATTTAGGacttgaaaaacaattaataaaattattggaaagtgcaaataaagtaacaacttgtGGAGACTGTTGTTTGAAACTTCAGTTTAGCATTGATGGATTGCCACTATTTAAAAGTTCTGCAAAGCAATTTTGGCCAATACTTTGTTCAGTAAATTATGATGGAACTACCTATAAACCTTTTGTAGTTAGCTTGTTTTGTGGAAATAGTAAACCAATTACagcgaaagtttttttatctgattTCGTTGCGGAGGTTAAAAAACTTAAGGATTATGGATTCGTAGCAGCAGGTTCCTTTTTTACCATAGCTGTGAATGCTTTTATATGCGATGCACCTGCTCGGGCATTTGTTAAAGGTATAACAAGCCACAATGGCTATTATGGATGCGAAAGGTGTATTCAAGTTGGAGAATATGTTGAAGAGAGAATTAACATTTCCAGAGTTTAA
- the LOC136083661 gene encoding uncharacterized protein LOC136083661: protein MFVSIQYDMKKILNRLERIETQVVSINNNSAIGMTVKPDINRWNQLPLLTNDDLVLLEETLCNKGMLESLTNRLASVGGISCNQMTRDVMNCLFSKSLSLLYSGQGRKGKKSFVKLKCYGAVIAAVMKQFPDSTEAKIKMKISSFLAQAVNRDRGRKKGSICKSSGDEVELEANVLDTQQPNEI, encoded by the exons ATGTTTGTTTCTATTCAATATGACATGAAAAAAATACTCAATCGTTTGGAGCGAATTGAAACACAAGTTGTGtcaattaataacaattctGCAATTGGAATGACAGTTAAGCCTGATATAAATCGGTGGAATCAGTTACCACTACTAACAAATGATGACCTTGTTTTGCTGGAGGAAACTCTCTGCAACAAAGGCATGTTGGAGTCACTG ACAAATCGTTTGGCTTCTGTTGGTGGCATTAGTTGCAATCAAATGACAAGAGATGTTAtgaattgtttattttcaaagtcTCTTAGTTTATTATATTCAGGACAAGGTCGAAAAGGAAAGAAATCTTTTGTAAAACTGAAATGTTATGGAGCTGTAATAG CTGCTGTTATGAAACAGTTTCCTGATTCGACGGAAGCcaaaatcaaaatgaaaatcAGCAGTTTTCTAGCACAAGCTGTAAATCGAGATAGAGGCAGAAAAAAAGGTAGTATCTGCAAAAGCAGTGGTGATGAAGTTGAACTTGAGGCAAATGTATTGGATACTCAACAGCCTAatgaaatttaa